The genomic segment GGAGATCTAACAGGAAAATGAGTCCATGAgtggttttatttacattgtttggtgttgtctcctcttcttcccagTCATGAATGTaggtatctgtgtgtgtgtcctcctggcTGCTCTGTCCAGCGGTTCCCTGAGTCTGCCCTCACAGTCCATCGTAAGACACAAACTTAGGAAATATATTCATCTACACTGGATGTTCATCATGTAGATGGCTCTAAAATAATATTGATTACcaatcttgtttttttgtcttttttttatgttcattaGCCCCAGAGAGCTGAGGGTGAGGCTCTCCTGTCAGACAACCTGCCCTCCCCTTCACCCAACCACACGCGCCAAGTCCGCTCAGCTCCAGCGCCCCCCTCAGGGCAGCTCGCCGACTACAACCAACCCCAGGAGGACACAGACCCTAGAAACGGCCTGAGCCAGCTACTGGCCAGACTCCTCTCCAGGAAAGGTGAGCAGTGTGATGTCGATTGTCTCAGAGACGGATCGACGGAGTAACTGGAGCGAAGTCTGTCCCTTCAGTCGTCTCATTACACACAGATCACTCGACCCATCTCCGTTTGCCCACGGTCGTGTTGTTTCGCCATCCTTCTATAATCTGTTGTCTGTCATGCTGTGCCTGAGTCCCACCATCTGGCATTTCCCTCCTCCCTcaagcttcctctctcctcccttcattTTCCCATACTTCATCCTCATTCCCTGCCTCCCCACTGCTCCCACtatccttccctccttccctcacctCCCTGTTTCCTGACCTCATCCTCCGCTCCCTCTGTCactgtgtatctgtgtttctTTCTCCAGTCGACACTGTGTGACTGCCCGCTGAGCTCACTCGTCTAACAGGACACATAAAGACGGGAATAGAAACAGAACAAGTCAGCAGGGATAAAACATAATGATACAGTGTGTATATTGCACTCATGTATTGGTCAAGCAGAATGACATCTTCCCATTTCCTTCCTCCAGGCTCTCCCCACCAGGCCAGATCCTCCCTCACCAGCAGAGCCAGTGGTCTGTCCCCGGCCCACAGGATAAAGGACAGAGATTATCTCGGCTGGATGGACTTTGGGAGACGAAGTGCAGAGGAATACGAATACTCCTCCTAAAGGCATGGCTCGCTTCTACCAACgaatctgatttaaaaaaaaacaacaaccctgaACCGCCAATAAAAGTTTGCAGAAATAATGAGCCCTTTTCACACTGCACTGACTGTAACCCAGGGCTAAGGTaactggatctgagtgtgaAGATCCTGTATAATGATGTGGCTTAATATCACTAGACATTGACCTTTAGCactaaaaaaaggttttaaaaaaacagcattCATAACATTTCGAGGAATAATATACTTGCAATAGACCCCTAATATTTGGATGGTATCAGAACTGATTATCAATCACGAAATTTGCTTTAAAATTGAATTTCAGCCTCATTTCAGGGAGATTGTCCCGATGTATCTGAGGCCTTTCATGGACTTAAATGACCAACTAAAttgtctttggaaaaatttggCAAAAGTTCAGATTTATGTCTGTATCTTTGATTGCAGCTCAGTTCCCTTCAATTTTACACCAGTGCACAGTTTGAAAGATATAACTTGGCTGGTGCATCTGAAGAAAACAGAGTGCTGTGATATTAAAAATCAGCAGGTTCAAGTATCAGTGGGGAGTCAGTAACAGTTTCCATGGACTGGAAATCAAACAGCACCTGGAACCTGCCGGCTGAAGGTGACCCTGGGCTGAAAATGTGCAGTGTGAAAAGCACAGAATGTTTTGAAAAGCACAACGTGTCTATGTGATGCGCTTGGGAGTCTCCCTAACATTGCATAATGGACTTCCGTGGCTCACACATTGAAAATCAGAACTACCAGTACTGTAGATATGAGTTGAGGagtgtatttctttctttttgaggATCAtcacatatatatgtatgtatgtatatgtatgcgCTCTTACAGGTTCAGTTTGTATGTTTCTACAAACTTTCAGATTCAGCACTATTCAAAATAAAGCTCCACTCTCTGACGACAGCAAGAAAAGCTTTTGTTTTGGGATGATGAATTCATAAAGTCTGCAGGGCACAGCTGGAGGGCTGATCCCAAgcatttatatttctttctctGCCTGTGTTCAAGGAGCTGAGACGTCTTGGCTGCACGTCAGTCTGCTGTACGAGTTTTCTTCCACATAAGCACTTGGTCTAACTCACCACCACCAGGATTCCACAGAGGCCAGGATATTCTCATTAACGTCAATTGTTACTGCACATCAGGATTTTTTAGGATTAGCGTAATAAATAATGATCCTGTTTCCTGAATAAGATGTCCAGGTTTAGGCCTGCCATAAGTCTCTGAAAGACATCTTAAATTACCCCAAGTTGAAAAAGAAGAACGTCAGCCATCTGTGTTGGATCTCATTGGTGAGGTTTTGTGTGCAATCAGCTCATTGTGATGCTCCCCAGTTAATGGCAGTTTATAACAGAGTCCCCTGGGACATGAAACTAAACTGCAGCACACACAAATTGAAGGAAAACACACCTTAACATCTCAGAGTGGACGATAGCTATGATAACAGATATTAACATATGATTTTAGGTCTACAGGCAAATGACGTCAAATGCTTATGAGGAGCAAACAAACTGAATTGTTGAAGTTTAAGTGAAGAGTTCTCTGCCGCATCATGAATATGAATGCAATCAGTTTGTAAGGGAAATGTTAATAAATTAAGCCTTTAGTTTGGAAATATAAATTGTTGTCACCAGAATATAGATGATCATGTCTCAGATGTAAAttggcccactgatgtgcctacgcgcgcgtgcctacgtgtgtgtgtgtgtgcatgtggatagaaggaagttttaacatttggttttccatgttggttttatttaaaaacctaagacaaatctagaaaaatctatTATTATTGCTATTAATTGTTTTGGCTACtatgccaatttatttttcttattacaaagtatttgtttttcgctcttttgttatatttaatattttcattattaattctgcCCTTTTGGGCCTTCTTTTTGGGAATATAAAAATACCCATCATACAAACTACATCTCCAAAACCTCCTGAGAGTTTTTCTACCTAGCTCAACTGCTCTTCTACATCTACCTTTAACACGCATGCACAGGGGAAAATTACCGGCAGTTTTTAGCCCCAAGCCGGTTTCAAAGTTCCcctcatcacctttatattattttagacatatttttcttattttagatatttttcaccaTATTCAAGAGTAAGctggaaatgtgttaaaatataaaaatgaattccCCAGACCCATAACACAATCTTCAACCAAGTGTAGTTCTAATCTGTCCTGTTAATATGTGTTATCTTGGTTAcgaacaaacatacaaaccaaccaaccaacaaatggaCAGAACTTTAGTGAAGGTAAAAAAAATCCTAGATCTGCCCCCCAACATATACTAACACATACTCCATCTAAACATATATTAACACCTTCTCTGTAGAAAAATATACTAACACATATTCCATATAAAGATATACTAACACATACTCCATATAAAAATATACTAACACATACTCCATCTAAACATATTCTCACCCACACTCTCACTACACATGACATATAACTCATAGTGCTATATTTTTGTTTCTATGTTCTCTTAATCAAAAGTTGTGGCAAAGGGTTACAACTtcaaaaacatttctacatACTGAGTGTTAATAACGTCAGACAATTATCATATATTTTCTTAAAAGACTGTGGGCCAGTGACGCTTATATCAAAGCTACATGATGTGTCATCCACATCTTACAAGACACAAGGTTTTTTTATCATAAATTCATAAAAGAATTTGTTCCACATTGGTTCATTTCAAAGCTGAACTATACATTTATCTCTCATCCTAGGGGTTGTTATCTGAGTTGTGTAACTGCTGCTTCATGTGTAGCTGATCTCAAAGAATCTAAAGCTTGGGCAGTGTTCCACAACTCAAACAAATTAGTTTTTCCTATAGTTTGAAGAAACATCCATATTACTGCCTGCCATATCTCATGTTCCTCTGTcttgtttgtattcatttagCTCTTTTCTCGCCTTGTTGAGAACTCAAAGCTCTTTATGGCACAGTTTTACCATTCAGCCATAAACTCACACATTCAGTGGATCgacagcactttctctatcacacatcactttCGGCACAGGAGCAATTCAGGCTTCAGTATATTGATCGATAGCAGTTTGCTAATCTTCACAACACAATGGAGGTGTCATTGACCTTGCAATTCCTTGCTTTTCTCTCTCAACAAACCCAACCAGATCAAGTTTTTAAAATCTACGTTGCTTCACGATCATATGGGAACTCTATTTTCCGTTAAGTGTATATGAATATtgattgtaaatgtaaaaaacatggtcTTAAAAACCAGAGCAATCAAACACAGTGAGACTCTGATGCCTGTGCATCATCTATAAgttaatcaaatgttttaagTTGTTTAAATCAGAACAGTGTCATCACCATTGAACACAGTGATGAGTCATCACCCAAAGCAAAATTGATTTGGCTGGTGACTCACATATAGTCAGAGAAAAAGGTTATTTTAAACAACTGAAAAGGAGTTGTATGTATGATGATCTATCTGTAGCTGCAGCAGCCTCTACCAGCACGGATCAGCCTTACTTGTCATTTCCACTCTCCAAGTTGTATTACAGCACCACTCGCTTCAGTCCTTTCTCAAAGGCTCTTTAATACCCAGCTCAGTAAATGACTAAACACTCTGTTCCATCTAATGATCTTTTCTGctatatttatacttttactgCAAAACCTATGTCTCTCACTTTTTcgtaataaaaaagaaaactgatttgATGGATAGATGAAAGGCGATTTATAAATTACTTTGAAGGGAAATTTGAAAAATGACAGAGAAGATTAACACAATCGCGCAAACTTTATTTGCAGCCTTTGATTGGCTCATGAGAAAGGAATCAAATATCTCTCTGTGGGTCCCATTCTGAGAGGTCAAAAATAAAGGTCTGGGTTAAAGCTCATTTTGAGGAGATAATGAGATGAATAGACTCATTATGGAGAAAACTAACTTTGTTATCTCCGGATAATGAAATGAGGAACTTGCGATCTAGAGATAATGgcttttgaaaatatttgcagGAATGGTCTTTCTCAGCTTCTGTATTGTCAGGGATGTAGATGCCACATAAAACAaggtcatttcttttttttttaaataaagactaAAAATTCACTTCAAAGAATGATgctgtgtgtaaatatgttatCCTCCTGTCTGACACACAGTTGTCTGGTTTACTGTCTGTCTATTAACTGAGGCTCTTACACAACAGCTCCAGTGGCTCATATTTACTCTGCTGTAGTTCTAGCAAACAAACAGGAGCTGCAGATTCCCACAATGCCACTTTGCTCCAGCTTCACACGAGTCAGTCCACGCAGAGACAGTGTCAGGACCGAGGGACAGTGAGCTCCAATGTGACATGAACAAAATATGATGGTGATTCTTCGGTAGTGGAACATTTCCCAGTGGCTAGAGAACACAGTGCAAGAGCAGAAAGACAATTCAAGAAATATgatgcagagcagagaggaaaatacACACATGGAAAACTGTGATGTGaaatgacaaatgtgtttttttagttGACTACATGGATAACTAAACACACTGTGTCATTGAACGTTTCTATCCCCTGCACAAACAGAGAAGTTGACAGATTCCATTTTTTTCTTACAGCTTCTTTGTTACACAATCAGTATACATTACCTGGCTCTTGACTGCGCCCAAgtggacacagagaaagatacACTGTTATTAAACAGttcaattttaaagaaaatgtgcCAATCAAATGTTGatctaaaatgaaatgaaagtgtgAGAGTAGAGGTAATCAAGTTAAACACAGGGGGCAGAAGTGTAGTTTAGACGGGGTCGACTAGTGTCTTCAACTTTAATTAGACACTAGGTTTATTAtaagagattaaaaaaacagcaacttTAGCTATGTCCCATTACACAAGTATAAATAATGAATAGCAAAAACCTGAGTGACCAACattaaaggtttagtgtgtagaatttagtgacatctagtggtagagttgcattttgcagctgaataccccgcCATTACCTTTCCCTTCAAAACATGGAGAACCTGTGGTTGCCTTCAGTAGTCATAATAACTTGTCTAGgctactgaaaaaaaaacatggctgcaacCATGAAGAGGACCTGCtaccaatgtaaatataaaaacaagaaagaaaacaactatttttacaatttaggtatacacttatatatatatatatatcattttattttcaatatctgCCAAAAGATCCCTTTCACGTAAATCATTGGACCTATAATACAGCAACAACAAGAcacaaaataatcaaacatCAACATCTACGTTTGAATGAATCTGTTTATTCCttcatttttaatatattgattttcatcatcctcatcatcctctcttCTGGTTGTGTAACATATGAAAAGTGACGTGCACACAAATTCACTCGGACACACCCAGATATGAATCTTTGAAAATTGCCGTACCGTTTTGTATCACACATCCTGACAAATGACAATAACAAGATTCAACATGTAGAAAAAAATAAGATGACATGAAAAATCATATCAGTGGTATATAGTTTATAACAGCTGAGAGAACACTGCTCATTCCTGTTCGTCATTCACCCGAGACCAAGACATAGTGTTAGAAGGGGCTAGAAGCCACAAGTCCCTGTTTGTAGAACGTCTAAGCCGAGAAATACAGATGCAGGAGCAGGCTATTTACTGGTTAAATAAGAGTTTTACCAGCTTTTAATTTCCCACAAAGACCTTATAACGCAATAAGCAATACAGACAATGGATGGATAGACAATGCACGAAACTTATCACATTAGGTGAAACATCTGTCTTCCTCCTACAttacaaacaaccacacatTTTCTCCTGGAAACAGATTTTTCTCAGTTATTCATGAGCAAAGAAAAAATGATGTAAATGTGGCTTGTGACTTGTGAAGGAATTCAGCTGAGGTTAGTTTTTGTGTCAGTTCTAAAAAAAGGGACCACGTGGCAGAAGCTTAAAAGTGCAACGGAAACATTCAAGCTGTACAAACACATAATCAAACAAAAAGGTTACAAACACCCAAAGTGTATTGCTTTCACCTGATTCTCCGCTGGGTACTTTGTATCCCACTCTTGTAATATGGAGTAAAACATGTGGAGCATccttaaataatacaacatattTACATGTCATTAAAGAGGCCTGCTAATTGTACAAACTCACTCAGTTGATGGGAGAAATTAAACTGAGACAACCTTAAGTGCATTCAAACAGTTAGAGAGAAAATCATTAACAACATCTTTATAGATATATGACATTAACAGACATTTGGCACAGACTGTTGTCATGGCTACACAGGCTGGTTTCACCGTGTAACACTAGTAACTCTGACTGGCTGGTTGAAGAGATACATGTTTAATGTTGAATCAGAATGACTAACTCTGTACCGTTATTTAGCTGGTACAGATATAGAAACAGATCATGATTGTAATGCAGTTCTTGTGCATTTTGAttcacctgtttttttttattataaatatttgtacTCAACTTAACTAATCTAAAGGGTTGAATTGCATTTTCATGGAGGGTGAGATAAAGCTAAGAGCAAACGTACGGataccagacacacacatatagagtaGCAGCCAGTCATGTGAGATATTTCTTAAAATGTTCCTCCTCTCATTTGCACATAATATCTGAGGAAACTACAGATTTATTCTAAAATAATGTTTAACTCTAGTAGAAGCgtgtttttaaactttgcatTAGGAACTTCATGTAAAGTCTATTTCATGAATGCAACACAGTATATGTCTGGTATTGTCACACTGACTAATCACCAGATGCTACGGACAACGTCCATCTGTCATTAGCAACAGTCTTTGGTCACTAAAGTATAGTTCAGTATAGTATAGTATGGTTCATTTCAAGCTAAACAAccagtatgtgcatgtgtgtgcataatATAATGcgtgtgtttattatttgtagGATTTTGTAACATTGGTAAATGTGAGTTTCACCGTCTTGTTTTAAAGAACATTACAGGAATTTGGTAAATTTACATCTTTATAAAATGACAGCACAGTTTAggatctgcatgtttttgtaaaaacaGCACAGAATCATGTATTTTATGTAGAGAGAAGACATACAGCCTGACTAAAGGAAACATTCATTTTGTGTGTCTCACAGGAAGTGTCCCATGGCCTCAGCAGCCTTCGCTCTCACCACTGGATCTGGATCTTGGAGCAACATGACTAAACCTGTTAGtgaaagatttaaaaataaaaaacgttAAAACCAGTCGACAATAACAGATTCAGAAGTAGAAAATGACGGTCGGACAATGCGTCACCTTTAGTGATGGTTCCCATGTTGAGGTGGGAGAAATGCTCCTCTGGAAGATTCCCcagcaggaaccctgagcgcacacacacggaTTCACATCTTATTATCAGGTCACATCAAACATGTGAAGAGTTTTCTCTGTGTTCTGTATTTTAGGGTGGCCTGTGTGTTGTATGATGCAGCTGTcgtaaaataatatttaatataaaatgtctTAATGTATTAgattatttataaaacagtaGTGTTGGACTCATACCTATAAACATAGCAGCTCCCGCTCTGACCTCAGACCAGTTGCTCTTGAAGAACTGGATGACTGAGATGTGGTAGAAGTTCAACATGCCTGCAAAGTCCTCGATCTACAAACCACAACACATGAAGCATCAGACGACAAGAACCTTTTCTTAATTAGTTGACAATATCAGAATCTCATCTTGCTGAAAATTGTTGCAGATTAATTAAAAGTCCTGTTTGGATTATGTCATGCTTACACAGTTTGACTGATGTATGTCTGACAGCTGTCTACATACTGTATATCATATAATAACCTAAAGCTCAAATACTGTGTCTCAACACTAAACACTCCTATAGAGACCACAAGCACCAGCTGTAGCTCCGTTACCCTGCTGCTTCCACTCACTATCTGTGAAGACACATCAAACACTTGGCAATACATTTACGAATTTGTTTCTGACTCTGTGTCTCACCAGGTACTTGGTGAGGTCATTAATGAATTCCCCATAGTGCAGGCTCTTGTCATCGTGGAGGTGGTTCTGAAACATGGTAGTGATCTTCTCTGATCCCACCACAGGAGCGCACACACGCATCGCATACTTGCACGCctgaacaaacaataaaattaaatccATAATTGTAAGATACAATCCTAGACTGTACTAGTACATCTTCACacactgtgtttatgtgtgtgactTTGTCAGGGGTTGGGGTTGCTTATACAAAGTCGGCACAATGCCATAATACTAAATGCAGTGCAACAGTCATTATTGTTGTATTGGACTTAATGGCCACCAACATTTTCAACTAATTTTAGAACCTTTTACACAACAGACATTAAATTTGGATTTAGGGCCATTAAAGAAATCACTGATTCTTTTTTGAGACATATCTGACCAACTGTAACCACTAGTAATTTAGTTGATCCTTTTTAGTTCACATCTTACATTATCCATGTCATGttctacatttttttcattatagGAAATGTTTTGACTTATTTTAGGCTACCTTTAAAAGTTTACTCTAGACAATGAAGAAATATCTTGTTTAATAATCTTTTTGCCTGACAGTTACAGCCCCTTGCCAGTAGGAGTTGCTGCGGCATTCTTCGTTTGAATGCATATTTCCTACCTTGACCACCTGTGGGTTGGGGTCAACCAGGTGCAGCAGCAGGCTGACCAGAACATTGTGGATCTGGTCTTTGAACACTTGCTCTCCTGAGCCAAACTTGGACAGGTTCCCCATGAGGAGGATGGAAGCACAGCGGATCTCATCGTTCTCCTAGATGAGTACAAAATGctgtcagtgtgtctctgtcaaGCATTCAGAGGTCAAATCAGCTCAGACAATAAATACTGACTTGTTGTACTATTAGTCTAAAAATCAGCACTGTATATAACAGATGAACCTAAAATCTAATGGTCAAAAGGATTCTGAGAATTTCTGTATTATATTGTATCTGCATCTTAAAAGAAACGAGAATAACTTACACTTTCTAAAAATGGTTTAATCTTCATGAAGATGTAAACCACCAGTAATTGGACGTTCTTCTTATCCAGGTAGAGCAGAACCTTGGACAGACCCGACATGGCCTCAAGAGTTATCAATTTACCTGCAGCAAGACCAGAGGCCAGATATTAAACAAGAGATGCATTTCAATCAATGACAACCAATTCAATATGAGAGGCTCAACATGTGGTATAATTAACACGATGGATGTGGTGAAGAAAAGTGAAACTAAAACCAGAGTGCAGATTTTATGAAACTTCTTCAATCACTTTAGGATTTAGTGCAATAAATCAGGTGAACCACACAACACATGATTGTAACTTTACTTCTTACAGCAGAGGATATGACTGTTGCTGACTCACCTGGATCATCTTTCTCTTCCATGCCTGAACTCATGGCTGCCAGCAGctccttagcatatttattcacctggtggaggagggaggcacGGGAAGAACATTGTGAGTGACCTAATGGCGGCAGTCATGTGTGTACTTTGTAGCGCAGAAAAAAATGTGCTctagtgtgtaagtgtgttctGTACTTTTTCAGGTGATCCCACTGCGATATTGCCCAGCCCTCGTACAGCCAACATGCGGACGGTGCAACAGGGATCTGATATCCTCTCCATCATGTTGTTCATTAAAACATCGATCAACATCAGCTCCGTCACCACGTGATGGTTTAACAGCTGGACTCGGGaaaaacagcagagaaacagaaaacacatcacgtTATTCATATTTCTGACAATGTTCTGGCTTTTTTCGTACTAAACATAACCTAATACAAAAAAAGTCAGTAGGAATGAAAACATCATTGTTAGAGGTTGAGAGATTTAATCATCATTTGACATCGGGCCACCTCGTCACACAGAACAATTACAGATAAATCATGATTCATCACCTCAGAGAAGAAAGCAGTGACGGTGATTCTTTGGCATTCATAGATGTTGTTTAGGGAGGGACACAGACACTCCACGATGGAGGGCAACCTGGGACCAGCATGTTTAGCCATGGCCCTACAGACGAGCAACACATACTCAGATTTACACTCGACAGTATATCCTGATTGGAGATATTATTCAGAACACATGTATTAATTGATATGAGAGTGAAAATACAGGAAAATAACTCTTTCATCATAAATCTCAAAATATGGACGATGTTTATGTTCCATTGCCCCGTGTGCCGCCATAGCCAGAAGGACTCACACAGAGGCAAGTAAAGAACAGGCCCGAGGTCTGCAGGACTGAGAGCTGTGTGCTTGTTGTGTGAATATGTGCAGCATAGTGGTATCTAGCAATGTTATGCTGCCTGCCAGCCGAGGTTATTAAAAACTTTACAGATGTCTTAAAATGTGATCGGCATGGGCAGGATCTATCCTGCAGCTGCCGATGGTCGGAccagaaaaaaaagtgaagcGATGGCTCTTAACACTACGTTAATACGAAGCACTCCTGGTATCAgacaaaatgtgacaaaatgcaTTCAGCTAATTAATGTGAGTAGGTTTCTACCTTGCTAGTAGTGTAATTCCAGTAACGTGTGTATTTTGTTCCCTCATTGCATCCCAGGCGTTATCCTCATCCAGTCTTTTCATTACATCATCTAACTGGGCTCGTGCTAACAAGATTCTCAGGGCATCAGCTGcgacactgaaacaaaaacaaatcaaaagacaaaagatTTAAACAAACAATCAGACCCCCAAATCCAGGATTAGACCTTTTCAAAACTTTGTGTAGGAAACTCATCTGTTTTTTTACTAGATACGTATAACAAGGTTAACAAAGATGCCCACCCTGCTACATGGAAAGAGGCTACGTTCTTAACGTTGTTGTCCTTTGGTGCCGAGACGCCGACACTTGCTCCAAGTCTGACAATGAGACAGGCGAAGAGCTGAGGAAACTGACTGACGGCCGGCTCCTGACTCTGGCCATTCAGTAGGAGCTCTTTGAGACCACACGTCATCtagaaacagaacaaacacagacacacgtgcTCATGTAAACACAAGCATCATTCCCTTCAGTCATTTGTGTTTGGTACGGAAACACCTAGTGCACGAAATCAGCTGGAATGTTTAGTGCGTTCTTTAAATAGTGGGTGCAACCAATTTATGTTTTTGTGAAACTTAAGAATACCCCTAACCCTCAACATCATCTAATCAAAGCACAGGGAACTTAACACAGACAAGACTTCAACTGTTATGGGCTCATCTTGCGATACTCGTTGTTAACTGTTTGAAATACTTTCTATCAAAGAGGATGTACTTATATGCATAAAAACAATCATATTTGAGTATAAATA from the Limanda limanda chromosome 11, fLimLim1.1, whole genome shotgun sequence genome contains:
- the LOC133014627 gene encoding cholecystokinin-like, encoding MNVGICVCVLLAALSSGSLSLPSQSIPQRAEGEALLSDNLPSPSPNHTRQVRSAPAPPSGQLADYNQPQEDTDPRNGLSQLLARLLSRKGSPHQARSSLTSRASGLSPAHRIKDRDYLGWMDFGRRSAEEYEYSS